In Passer domesticus isolate bPasDom1 chromosome 9, bPasDom1.hap1, whole genome shotgun sequence, a genomic segment contains:
- the LOC135308293 gene encoding complex I assembly factor ACAD9, mitochondrial-like encodes MVMRRNVPSVTCLFSSGSDAASIQTRATLSEDGKHFLLNGSKVWISNGGLASIFTVFARTEIVDKDGQVKDKITAFIVERDFGGVTHGKPEDKLGIRGSNTCEVHFENTKVPIENVIGEVGGGFKVAMNILNSGRFSMGTASAGMIKKLIELTSEYACTRKQFNKKLSQFGLIQEKFCLMAVKAYVMESMAYLTAGMMDRPGFPDCSVEAAMVKVFSSEGAWACVSEALQILGGLGYMKDYPYERYLRDTRNLLIFEGTNEILRMYIALTGMQHAGKILTDKIKAIKKGNVGVALGEFLTRLQDTLGRKVDLGLVGDSGVVHPSLQENAKKLEENVYYFGTTVRGLLSRFGKTIVDEQLVLKRVADVVINLYAMTAAISRASRSISIGLRNHDHEVLLTNIFCTEAYFKNNYAMAQLEKYADENLDDSIKKAAKQILEKRAYICSHPLDRTF; translated from the exons ATGGTAATGAGAAGAAATGTCCCCTCAG taacttgtttgttttctagtGGGAGTGATGCTGCATCCATCCAGACAAGGGCAACCCTGAGTGAAGATGGGAAACACTTCCTGTTAAATGGCTCCAAG GTCTGGATCTCCAATGGTGGCCTGGCCAGTATTTTCACAGTGTTTGCCAGGACAGAGATTGTGGACAAGGACGGGCAGGTGAAGGATAAAATCACTGCTTTCATCGTGGAGCGGGACTTCGGGGGTGTCACCCATGGGAAACCCGAGGATAAACTGGGCATTCGAGGCTCCAACA CCTGTGAAGTACATTTTGAAAACACCAAAGTGCCTATAGAGAATGTAATTGGAGAAGTTGGAGGGGGATTTAAG GTTGCCATGAATATCCTCAACAGTGGAAGATTTAGCATGGGCACTGCATCTGCTGGAATGATTAAGAAGTTGATAG aaCTGACATCAGAGTATGCTTGCACCAGGAAACAATTCAATAAGAAACTCAGCCAGTTTGGATTAATTCAG GAGAAGTTTTGTTTGATGGCTGTGAAAGCCTACGTGATGGAGAGCATGGCTTACCTGACTGCAGGGATGATGGACAGGCCAGGCTTCCCTGACTGCTCCGTCGAGGCTGCCATGGTCAAG GTGTTCAGCTCTGAAGGTGCCTGGGCATGTGTGAGTGAGGCTCTGCAGATCCTTGGAGGCCTTGGCTACATGAAGGATTATCCTTATGAACGCTACCTCAgagacaccaggaacctgctcaTCTTTGAG gGCACCAATGAAATCCTGAGAATGTACATTGCACTGACAGGGATGCAGCATGCAGGGAAGATCTTAACTGACAAAATTAA AGCAATCAAGAAAGGAAACGTGGGAGTGGCGCTGGGGGAGTTCCTGACCAGGTTACAGGACACCCTGGGCAGGAAGGTGGATCTGGGGCTTGTAGGTGACAGTGGGGTGGTGCATCCCAGCCTCCAG GAGAATGCCAAGAAACTTGAAGAAAACGTTTATTATTTTGGAACTACAGTCAGGGGCCTGCTAAGTAGGTTTGGCAAG ACAATAGTGGATGAGCAGCTGGTGCTGAAGAGAGTGGCAGATGTGGTGATTAATTTGTATGCAATGACTGCAGCCATCTCCCGGGCCAGCCGCTCCATCAGCATCGGGCTCAGGAACCATGACCACGAG GTGCTTCTTACAAATATCTTCTGCACAGAAGCCTATTTCAAGAATAATTATGCCATGGCTCAATTAGAAAAAT atGCTGATGAAAACCTGgatgattccattaaaaaagctgcaaagcagatcctggagaagagggcatACATCTGCTCTCACCCTCTGGACAGGACCTTCTGA